The Meles meles chromosome 12, mMelMel3.1 paternal haplotype, whole genome shotgun sequence genomic sequence ggttttcatcctttctgacggaggcataatactgcattgtatatatggaccacatcttctttatccattcatctgttgaagggcatcttggctctttccacagtttggtgaccgtggccattgttgctttGACctttggagtacagatggcccttctttttactacatctgtgtctttggggtaaataccctgtagtgcaattgcagggtgataGGGTAGCTtcagctttaatttcttttttttttttaagattttatttatttacttggcagagagagatcacaagtaggtagagaggcaagcagagagagagggggaagcaggctctcgggactcgatcccaggaccctgagatcatgatctgagccgaaggcagaagttacCCCTGAGGTACCTAGGCACccctctagttttaatttcttaaggaatctccatactgttttctaaagtaGATGTCAGACTTCTAACCATGTTCTAGCTAATTGAACCTAAAAGCCACCTTCTTGACACTAGactgtattcatttatttcattatatttggATGGTATGAAGGGATGTAGTTACTTTGATTTTCCTCATTTGCACAGCTTCTTCTATGCTTTGGGAGGGATCTGGGgtccggggtgggggcggggatcGTCAAAGTTTAGTGAGCTCTGAAACTCTGAACGGTTGCAAACTAACAAACAGAATTGTTATGGCATCCCCCAGGGCTTTAGGGGAGTCCTGTGGAACCCATCTGGCAGAAGTCTTAATCCTAGGTAAGACAGAAAGTACATATACACTTTCTCTCTGGGCTGGAGGAATTAAGCACGAGCCCTTGGTCCCCCCACTCCCCTATCCCCACCGCCCCCTGGGAACACCATGTTCTATCCTGCTGCCTCGTGCTCCTTTCGGTCTCCCTGGCcactggctctctctctttccagatGATCATTCAAGTATCACCTCTCCTCCATCCTGGACACCCACACCTCCTCCTCGCCTTCAGCAGATGACTGAGCATCCCACCGCACAGAGAAAATAGAAGCCACCAGATGGAGATGCCCTGTCTCTCTGTGATCATCTCTGCAAACTTCCTTCCACCTTTGCCATTCCAATCTTGGTCCAGAGAGAAACGGACCTTCCTCTGAGTCTAGGTGCCATTCCCTCCCGAGCTCAGGATGCCACCTGTCTTACCATGCCTCCTGACCTCTCCTCGGAAAGCTCACATTCTGggccattcttctttttctttgcattatcccttttctcttttatattcaaCTCCTCCCTCCCAAAGggctcttcctcatctctttttaaatctGCAAACCAAGCCAATCCAAgtcagaagaaatgaaaggaaaccctccctttccccctgccccgAACCTACTGCTACCctttctctgcccacctctctgcagCTCAGTCTCTCAAAATTCTTGATTACACTTACTGGCTGCAATTCCTTCCTGTATATTCCCTCGCCCACCGCTCCAATTCTGTGACTGCACGGGCTCCATCGACTTAGCTAACCCATGATCCCTGCATTTGAGGAATGCGTTTCCCTCGTCATGGCACCCACTCCAGGCGAACTGTGATAGTGCTGATGAGAGTCAGTCTTCAACAATGAGACACCCTCTCAGAGGACTGCCATTAGACACAGCGATATTGTAGGGAGGCGGGGCTTGAGGTGTCCGTTGCGCAGGTGTGCCTCAGACAGGTGCTCGAAGGGGCAGGATGGCCAGCGGGAGGAAGCTTCCAGACCAGTAGCTCCCTGATGACGCAGGCAGGAGCTCCTTTAGAATGACTGTCTCTGCAGTGCAGTTCGCAGAGTTATTCCTGGAACctcagcccagagtctgttttcttgcctttcccaACAATTCTCTAAGTTGCCTATGAGTTTTAATAGATCTCTTTTATTTAAATGAGCTAGCATGGATTCTGTTGTCTGAGACTAAGAACATTGACTGaaacagtgactttttttttttaactgatgaatcatttatttggacaaaacaaaaatgtgtccaccttatttctttttatacagAAACTGGGACATTTCAAATATATTaggtgtttttttctctttttcaacagaATTAATTTCCATCTGGTCTCAGGAACTGCTTCTCATTTTAGGATTCATATTTTAGTAACACACATGCACCAGTTACATCCACAAGAGTATATTTGAAACTGGGATAAGTCATTCATTATTACCGTGACCATCCCaaaatatggtttaaaaaaaaagtcctctggcTCACCGTGTCCTGCTTTTTGAGTCAGTTCTGGCCTTCTTTATAGACGTACAAGCCTCTATATGGCCAACTGTGTTATTATCTCCTTTTGACAGAATTTTGATGTTTATCTTTTGCATGAATTCTGATTGCTCTATGAACTACTGGAATGTCTCATccttgattaattaattaattaatggggggggagagagagagcatgggtgctggtcagggagcagagggagagggagaagcagattccactCTGCCCAGGGAGCCCATCGggaggctcgatcctaggaccatgagttcttgacctgagctgaaggcagacgattaactgactgaaccacccaggtgccctttgtcCTTAAACTTTAAAAGCAACTGCTTCACCAGCACTAATAGGGTTCTCTTGGAAATGTGATAGGGACAGAAGGTCTACCCCCAGAAAGGCTGGGGTACTTACACTCTTCACTTCCATGTTGGGGTGTCCCGTGCCAGGGAAGATGGCTAATCACTGTCCTAATCTTCCCTGTGTTTCGAGGCTCTTCCTCCTTCTGTTTCCATCACACCCCCACAGGGCTGGGTCCTAGGTCCTACATCTTCTCACCCTTCTGCCTCCATGGACACTCTGGTCCATGTTCACGGCCGTAGTCGGTCCCTAAATAAATGATGCATGGGTGGTATGTATAGGTAAACTCTTTTCTGTATATAACCAgtgagattttttcttttttaattgatgtGTGGTTAGTATGCAATAGTATAGTATTTCAGGTGTACGACATAGTGATGCAACATTGACATACTTTAtgatgtgatcaccaagataaaTCTAGCTACCATCTGTTTCCATAAAAGTTGTTAggtattgggacgcctgggtggcttagtcggttaagccgctgccttcggctcaggtcatgatcccggagtcctgtgatcgagtccggaatcgggctccttgtccagcagggagcccgcttctctctttgcctgattgtgctctctctctgacaaatgaataaataaaatcttaaaaaaaaactattaaaaaagttAGTAAGTATTGTTAGGTTTTATATTGCTACCGTAACAAATGACCATCAACCTAGTGGCTTAAGACAGTATcctttattatctcacagttccaTGGGTTAAAAGTGCTGGTGCAGTGAGGCTTGGGGGTATCTTCTGCTTAGGGTCCCACAAGGTCAGAATCATGGTAGCAGCGGGATAGCATCCCCTTTGGAAGATCTAGGGGTGAATCCACCTCCAGTCTTATTCAGGTGTTGACAGGATTCAGTTCCTGGTGCTGAGAGGGCGGAGGCCCATTTCCTTGCTGGGAGCCTCTCTCAGTTCAAGGCCACCTGCATTCATCacgctgcccctccctcttcaaACCAGCAAAGACATTGAATCCTCATGCCTTGAATCCCTCTGGCTTCTCCTTTAGCCTCATTTTTTCTGATTGCTCTTGGAGAAAATtcttggcttttaaaattttcctttttttaaacaattttttattgaggtaaaattcataTAACATGAAATTCACCATTTAAAGTAtctaattcagtggtttttagtatagtcCCAATCTTACGTAACCATCACCATtatctaatttcagaacatttccatccccCTAAAAGTGAACCAGGTGCCTCTTGGCAGTCACCCCActttctcctcccttttcccTGGCACCCATTAATATCTTcggtctctatggatttgcctatttggggcatttcatataaacagaatcacaTAATATGTGAGTTTTTTGTGCCTGGCTTCATTCActcagaatgtttttaaaattcacccAATATTGTACCACATATCAatgctttattcctttttttatggaaaaataatatcCCAAAATATTTTCCACAGAAGTTGCATCATCTTACGCTCTTAGCAGCAATGTGCAGAAATTCCAGCTTCTCCAATCCTTGTCAACATctgctattttccttttcttcccacctTATTACAGTCATcctagtggtatctcattgtacagttaacttgcatttccctgaagactaATAATATTGACCATGTTTTCAGGAGCTTATTGaatatttgtgtatcttcttcgGAGAgatatctattcaagtcctttgctgcatttttaattgggttttggccttttattattgaattgtaagagttctttatatattcaggatACTAGACCCTTGTCAGGCATATGacgtgcaaatattttctcccactcttttCACTTTATTGATAGAACCTATGATGCACAGAGGTTTTTCAGTTAGATTAAATCCATTACAtctgattttttctttgattgcTTGTGTTTTGGATgccatatttaagaaaatttctttgcttttaaggGCTCATGTGATTATATTGGACTCATATAGATAATCCAGGAATATCCTTTAAGCTTCCtaaccttaatcacatctgcaaagtcccttttgccacataaggtaacatattcacagaatCCAGGGGTCAGGATAAGGACATCTTTGGAGGATCATTCTGCCAATAACAGCCAGAGCCTTGGCAACTGCTTCCAGGTACTTCAAGCCCTTCTGATTCAACGTGTCCACAACATGGCCTCTTCTAATGTTCATTATCCTGGTGAAGTATATCATCTATCCATCTTAAAAGCCAGAGTTCAAAGTCATTATTGAAATCTTCCCCTTTCTGACTTTGTATGCCCTACTCTCTGGATTATGTCCTATGCCAAGTTCtctgatttttcctttccaaatttcACACATATTTATCTGTCCACTTTCTCTAATTCCACCAATCTTACCCACTTTTATCTAGtgtttttgtatatgtgctgccgaagtgaacACTAGCTAGTGTTTTTGACTGTTAACAAGTAACAGATGTGACTATAAGAGTAACACATCTTGGAGAACCGAGCGGAGCTGGTTGAGCCTTCAAAGTCCTAAAACGCGCGGCCGTGGGTTCGGGGTTTATTGATTGAATTCCGCCGGCGCGGGAGCCTctgcagagagagagcgcgagagatgGACATGGACAAACGGATTCATTTAGAGCTGCGGAACAGGACGCCCTCTGATGTGAAAGAGCTTGTCCTGGACAACTGCCGGTCGATCGAAGGCAAAATTGAAGGCCTCACAGATGAATTCGAGGAACTGGAGTTCTTAAGTACAATCAACGTAGGCCTCACCTCAGTCGCAAACTTACCAAAGTTAAACAAACTTAAGAAGCTTGAACTAAACGATAACAGAATCTCAGGAGGCCTGGAAGTATTGGCAGAAAAGTGTCCGAACCTCACGCATCTAAATTTAAGTGGCAACAAAATTAAAGACCTCAGCACAATAGAGCCACTGAAAAAGTTAGAAAACCTCAAGAGCTTAGACCTTTTCAATTGTGAGGTAACCAACCTGAACGACTACCGAGAAAACGTGTTCAAGCTCCTCCCGCAGCTCACGTATCTGGATGGCTACGACCCGGACGACAAGGAGGCCCCCGACTCGGACGCCGAGGGCTATGTGGAGGGCCTGGATGACGATGAGGAGGATGAGGACGAGGAAGAGTATGATGAAGATGCTCAGGTAgtggaggatgaggaggatgaagaggaggaggaggaaggagaagaggacgtgagtggagaagaggaggaggatgaagaggGTTATAACGCCGGGGAAGTAGATgatgaagaagacaaagaagaagttGGTGAAGAAGAAAGGGGTCAGAAGCGAAAACGAGAACCTGAAGATGAGGGAGAAGATGACGACTAAGTGGAATAACCTATTTTGAAAAATTCCTATTGTGATTTGACTGTTTTTACCcattaccaccccccccccccgaaatccTGCCCCccgaaacttatttttttctgattgtaaCGTTGCTGTGGGAACGAGGGGGGAAAAGTgtactgggggttgttggggggggagggagggcgggaggaggtggaataaaatactatttttactgccaaaaaaaaaaaaaaagagtaacacaTCTCTAAAACATTGAGAAGTGTACAAGACACATAGTTAGCTTTCAATAAGGGTTAACTACTctattgctgttgttgttagtTCTGGATAGAGACAAATCCCTTAACAATGCCTGTGAGACCCTATGTGGTTGGGACCCTCCCTTTCTCTCAGACGTTATCTGACAGTGGCCCCTCTTGCTCTCCACGCTCCATCCAGGCTCACCTTTTTCTCGATCTTTGTATTCCTCTGTTTTTCCTCTCACCCTGGGAACTTTGTTTGGATTttacttctctttcctctccatctGGTAGGTTCTCATCCTCTTCAGATCTCCATGTAAGTGCCACTCCCTCACAGAAATCCCCCTTCTCCTTAGGTATTCACAGTATGGTGCCCAGCTCCTAGTCACAGttgcaattttttattttgtgtcattATTTGATTTATAACATTCTTCCTCACTACACTGGAAGTTCACCAAATAGCTCTAGCTTCTAGCAAGTACACGGCATGAactagatgctcagtaaatattggttgattaaatgtaaatttttacagAATCCAAAAACCTCATGGCTGAAGATCAGTCATCTGGTCTACCCTTTCCTAATGCTGAAATGAATGAAGACCACTAAACAGTCCTGGCAGTTTTGGCCAGTTATCTCAATTATTGGCTTCCTAGACTGTTTGCTGGAGATAGTGGTCTGATTTCCTATA encodes the following:
- the LOC123953799 gene encoding acidic leucine-rich nuclear phosphoprotein 32 family member A-like, whose product is MDMDKRIHLELRNRTPSDVKELVLDNCRSIEGKIEGLTDEFEELEFLSTINVGLTSVANLPKLNKLKKLELNDNRISGGLEVLAEKCPNLTHLNLSGNKIKDLSTIEPLKKLENLKSLDLFNCEVTNLNDYRENVFKLLPQLTYLDGYDPDDKEAPDSDAEGYVEGLDDDEEDEDEEEYDEDAQVVEDEEDEEEEEEGEEDVSGEEEEDEEGYNAGEVDDEEDKEEVGEEERGQKRKREPEDEGEDDD